A portion of the Acidimicrobiales bacterium genome contains these proteins:
- a CDS encoding SDR family oxidoreductase: protein MADLEGRTIIVSGVGPGLGRETALVAAREGATVVLGARTGATLETVAAEIDPSGARVAHAVTDITDPDACTRLVETATERFGRVDALVNCAALDAVFGGLEGAGDFAEWRAAFEVNVLGSLQMTRAALPELARQRGGVVFISSQTQHHPPPLALQAAYAASKAGLTGAMRHVAQEVGARGVRLNEVAPGWMWGPPVEGYMSYLAQQRGVSQDEVVSELTANMPLRRMATDEEVAEAVVFLASPRASGITGQTLFVNAGEVMR from the coding sequence ATGGCAGATCTCGAGGGCAGGACCATCATCGTCTCCGGGGTCGGGCCCGGTCTGGGCCGGGAGACCGCACTGGTGGCGGCCCGGGAGGGGGCCACGGTCGTGCTCGGTGCCCGCACCGGCGCCACACTCGAGACGGTCGCCGCCGAGATCGACCCGTCCGGGGCACGGGTGGCGCACGCCGTCACCGACATCACCGACCCGGACGCGTGCACCCGGCTGGTGGAAACGGCAACCGAGCGCTTCGGGCGCGTCGACGCCCTGGTCAACTGCGCGGCCCTGGACGCCGTCTTCGGCGGGCTCGAGGGCGCCGGGGACTTCGCCGAGTGGCGGGCGGCGTTCGAGGTCAACGTGCTCGGCTCTCTGCAGATGACCCGGGCCGCCCTGCCGGAGCTGGCCCGGCAGCGGGGCGGAGTGGTGTTCATCAGCTCCCAGACCCAGCACCATCCCCCGCCCCTGGCGCTCCAGGCGGCCTATGCCGCGTCGAAGGCCGGCCTCACCGGCGCCATGCGCCACGTGGCCCAGGAGGTCGGCGCCCGCGGCGTGCGGCTCAACGAGGTGGCGCCGGGATGGATGTGGGGCCCTCCCGTTGAGGGCTACATGAGCTACCTGGCCCAGCAGCGGGGGGTCAGCCAGGACGAGGTCGTCTCGGAGCTGACCGCCAACATGCCCCTCCGGCGTATGGCCACCGACGAGGAGGTGGCCGAGGCCGTCGTGTTCCTGGCGTCCCCCCGGGCCAGCGGGATCACCGGCCAGACCCTCTTCGTCAACGCCGGGGAGGTCATGCGCTGA